The Drosophila nasuta strain 15112-1781.00 chromosome 2R, ASM2355853v1, whole genome shotgun sequence genome segment CATGTTTGATCTTACATAGCCTTTTTTCATCATATCGAGGGAAGTGTAACCAACGGTTGCCAATATAAGATTATCAAAATCATAGCTGGTGGTAAAGCATAGCAAGGCACCGTTTTTAAAACTCTGCATGTACTTCACATCTAATTTAACAGTAGGGCTGATATTCACGAAAATCAGGTTATTTTTCTCGGCATCAGCAAACTCTGGGTTCAGTATTAGCCGGGTGTTCGGCCGAACCAGATGATTGTTTATTAAAGCTTCCACTTTCGTTTTGTCCCGGATGGTTTTTACAAACTCCCGCAACGGTAGCGCAAAATCCTCTCGAAGAAGTTGACGCTGCCAGCTTATGTAACCTGCTGCATCTTGCGGTCTAGAATCACTGGCAGCAACATTTGCCACGTCATCTGGATCAGATCGCTGTAGTTCATCCAGCTTTGGATATATCTCATcctttaaattgtttactgTTGGCAGTACCGCCAATTCTTGAGCGAATTCCACACACAACGGATGCTCCAAAAGATGCGGCAATTGACACTGAGCAAGTTGTGTTTTGAAATGCTCAATCAGCTCATAGCCCAAATTACCGAGAACACCAAGTTTATGGGCACGTAGCAGCAACCACTTGATGTTGCGGAGCAATTGCTCCGATTCGTCATCTAAGATACCCTTTGAAGGAGGCGTAAAGAGTCTTACAGCAAATACCTTCATTTGATTCAACAGCCCAATTTGATTGGCAAATCCTGACACCAGTTCGTCATCGAAACCGCCCAGTTCCATTTGGCACAATCGTGTCACAACCTCAACATATTGCAATAGACGTTTTTGTGAGTCATTCGCACGCAACTGATTTGCAAAGAGGTCACGAGCATCCGtcataaaatagaaaaacataTCCAGGGGTTGCATTTTTAGAGCATTCGGTAAGTCGCCGGTGCCAAACCGTGCAGTACTGGATGGCTCATTGCTATTATCCAGACTGAGTTGCTTAATGTAATCATCTGAAAAGAGCACCtgtctttatatatttatatatataaaattatgatTCAAAATTACTAGGTCTTTGAGTGACTACAATATGCTCCTCGTGTTGCTCCTGTTTCTCCAATTGTTTCACCTGTTGCTGCAGGTTTTGTACAATCTCATTTTCGTCCTTGTTGAACCAATCGTCATCAGAGTCCGACATGTTGCAATTCACCGCTTAACTTCGATGGGTTATGAGATTTTAAAGGGGATGCCCGGTTTTTTATACGTGTGCAACctgtttgttttggtttttcaaTCATTATCAGCGATGTGATCGCatgttgaattttaaaatatcccaaataaaacacaaatgcaATATACTAGATATGGTCATACTACTCGATGCCAATGCGATACCAATGTAAATGTGTCAGAGTGGCCTGGTAACACTCTGCGACAATTGACTGAAATGCGCGGAATTTAATGCTAAAGCTTTGGTGTGTAAATGTGTAgaaaatttgtgttttgcatCCCACTAAGTGACAACGAGGCTAAAATTAATCAAGTAAGCAAgcaatattattgttatcatTACTTTGCGCCCAATAAGCTAACAAATAACCACacttttatgtacatatgtatgtgttttcattttcatgtgCATTTAACGGggacgtacatatgtataataaatgtatttcacCATTACTCAGAATAAAGATGATTGAAGAATTTGATGAAGACTATGACTGCTGGGAATGGTTTCAAGCTGGCAAGGAGAATATTCTACGTAGTTTCGACCGCAAAAAGGTAGCGAatggacagcagcaacaacaactgactcgaaaatataacaagaacAATCGAGTCAAAACTGCTGCGCCATCGAAATTTCCAAATGAGGCGCTCGAAGAGATCTTAAATCTGCAGCCACTGGGCATGTTTTTGTATCTGACCACTACAAGCGAACCCAATTTTTTTGTCGATCAAATTGGGCCCAACGATGACATGGAACGTGTGATTTTATATACACGCATCTTGATAACTTTGTGTGATCTCGAGCTGCCTGGCTTTCATCATGATTTGCTAAAGAAAGTGGCCTCGTGTACGCCCCTCTTGAAGCACTATGAGGAAATCGTACGAAAGCTATGCACCAAAAGTTATCGCACCATGTGGACAGATCTGGAGCGCGTGGATAAAatcatttggtatatgcaAACATTGTTGCTGCAGGCTCAACGTGCCGATGTTATGGATGCAACAGCAATGCAAATACTCTTCAACATTTTGATGCACCTAAAGAGTAATTTCAATCCATTAATTGCCGAGCGTCCAGTGTGCAAGCAGTTTTTGTATGGCCTCAACTTTGTTTTCAGCGTGGATCCCGAAATCTTAAATATTCCGAGGCCAGTGGCTGAGGTAACATAACATATCTAAGTGtaattatcaaataaaaatctaaaaaatatttgttatagtTGTATCCCAGCTTGGAGGAGCTTAGACAATGGATATCACGGAAAGCGAACAGCAATCCAGAAGCCCCAAAACCAGAAACTAGCTACAAAAATACAACGCAGTATATTAACAATCAACTTTTGCTACTGCGCCATCAATTTTTGATGCCATTGCGTGAATTGGTGTGCAAGCTGCATCTAGAACGCATCCTTGGGGATTTTAAAACgctgcattttgcatttgaaaacGTTCAGATAAAGCtcaatcaaaattttaatgatGCGCTTTACAGCAAATTGCTATACATTGATATCTTGGCTGGAAAGCGcaaggcagctgctgcaggTGAGGAGGAGACGCTAGCTAAAGCGGAAGAACATGCGTTGTCAAAGCTAAAAAATGGTACGCTCCTTTGCTTGAGTACCAGCTATGATTTCGACAATCTAATATTGGCCACTGTGAGTGCTATTGATATAAGTGCACAAAACCGTGGTTATGTGagttaatttatgttttgcatTCTTACAGTacttaaatacaatttgttcaCTTTCAGATTGCCATCACCATACTGCGACAATACAATAttggaaatatttataagaaaatGCTTATAGTGTTCGAAACTCCCGTCTACTTTGAGCCATTTCAAAAAGCTTACAGATATCTCCTGAATAGCAATGTTCTAAACTTCCCCATGGCCGATTTTATTGTTCACGGCGTAAATCGTACACATCCGCCGCTTTATTTAAATCACACACAACCACCAAATGTATACGAAAGTCAAaagtttaaaaacaaattagcgAAAATGCCATTAAACATATCTCAGCGTGAAGCATTTGAACATGTGCTAACCacgaatttcaatttgattcaAGGTCCGCCCGGTACGGGCAAGACACATGTATCGTTGCAGCTGGTCAAGACCATTCTTGAGAATGCCAAGCATTGTGCACCCATTGTTGTGATTACCTACACCAATGATTCGCTGGACAAATTTCTGCTTAAGCTGAGTGCTCATACTAGCAGCATTGTCCGCTTTGGTTGCCAGTTAAGAATACcggaaattgtaaaatttaacGCACGCTCCGATAGGAATATGCATATGATTAATCCGAAACTAAAACGACTTTACTGGATGGTTAATATGGAGCTAAAGGAACACTTCCAGCGATTGCAGTCGCTTTATGCTGCGTTCAATGAGACAAAAGATGAAGGATATGCCGAGATTTTGGCGACACAGCGTCTTATTTGGAATACACAGGAGAAGCTAAATTGTATTCGCATTATATTCCAACACTATTTAATTGCTAAAAAGAATGTGCTGGCCATGACAACCACATGTGCAGCGCGcatgaattttgtttttcgctttcTTAAGACGCGAATTGGTAAGATGAATTAACTGtagataaatatgtatatgtatggtatttaagagatataattttagttatttttgaaGAGTCTGCAGAAATACTGGAGGCCCATTTATTGCCTTGCCTGACGCCTTTCACGGAGCAAATTATTATGATTGGCGACCACATGCAATTAAAGCCATACTGCAGCTATATCAAAGGAATTCGAAATTCAGAATACTCGCAGTCATTGTTTGAGCGGTTGATCCGCGCCAACTTCCATGTCAACGTATTGAATATTCAATATCGTATGCGTAATGACTTTGTGGATTTGATATGTCCCCTGATCTACAAGAAGCTATTAAGTCATCAGTCTGTAACCAAATTTCCGCCTATTCGCAAGATGACAAAgaatctatatttttttgatcATCGTCAATTCGaaacaatgcaaaataataCGTTACCAACAAATGCTTGGGAGAAGcataatgtttatttaatttcacgTCATTTGATCGAAGTTGGCGGATATAATAGCAATGAAATTGTAGTGCTGACGCCTTATTCCAGTCAAGTGGCAAGCATCAAATCCGAAGTAAGttcaataattgtattataataAACTTGACCAAAGCagagttttctttttcgtCCCTAGTTTTCAAAACACGCAAGCTTAAAAGCTATCGGAGTTTCCACGGTTGA includes the following:
- the LOC132784308 gene encoding NFX1-type zinc finger-containing protein 1-like isoform X2, which translates into the protein MIEEFDEDYDCWEWFQAGKENILRSFDRKKVANGQQQQQLTRKYNKNNRVKTAAPSKFPNEALEEILNLQPLGMFLYLTTTSEPNFFVDQIGPNDDMERVILYTRILITLCDLELPGFHHDLLKKVASCTPLLKHYEEIVRKLCTKSYRTMWTDLERVDKIIWYMQTLLLQAQRADVMDATAMQILFNILMHLKSNFNPLIAERPVCKQFLYGLNFVFSVDPEILNIPRPVAELYPSLEELRQWISRKANSNPEAPKPETSYKNTTQYINNQLLLLRHQFLMPLRELVCKLHLERILGDFKTLHFAFENVQIKLNQNFNDALYSKLLYIDILAGKRKAAAAGEEETLAKAEEHALSKLKNGTLLCLSTSYDFDNLILATVSAIDISAQNRGYIAITILRQYNIGNIYKKMLIVFETPVYFEPFQKAYRYLLNSNVLNFPMADFIVHGVNRTHPPLYLNHTQPPNVYESQKFKNKLAKMPLNISQREAFEHVLTTNFNLIQGPPGTGKTHVSLQLVKTILENAKHCAPIVVITYTNDSLDKFLLKLSAHTSSIVRFGCQLRIPEIVKFNARSDRNMHMINPKLKRLYWMVNMELKEHFQRLQSLYAAFNETKDEGYAEILATQRLIWNTQEKLNCIRIIFQHYLIAKKNVLAMTTTCAARMNFVFRFLKTRIESAEILEAHLLPCLTPFTEQIIMIGDHMQLKPYCSYIKGIRNSEYSQSLFERLIRANFHVNVLNIQYRMRNDFVDLICPLIYKKLLSHQSVTKFPPIRKMTKNLYFFDHRQFETMQNNTLPTNAWEKHNVYLISRHLIEVGGYNSNEIVVLTPYSSQVASIKSEFSKHASLKAIGVSTVDSFQGLEANIVILSLVRSNAHRKIGFLVEPTRICVALSRARYGLYIIGNMESLAHNSLTWCEIRKILNLQNAIGCEFPYVSDI
- the LOC132784308 gene encoding NFX1-type zinc finger-containing protein 1-like isoform X1; this translates as MIEEFDEDYDCWEWFQAGKENILRSFDRKKVANGQQQQQLTRKYNKNNRVKTAAPSKFPNEALEEILNLQPLGMFLYLTTTSEPNFFVDQIGPNDDMERVILYTRILITLCDLELPGFHHDLLKKVASCTPLLKHYEEIVRKLCTKSYRTMWTDLERVDKIIWYMQTLLLQAQRADVMDATAMQILFNILMHLKSNFNPLIAERPVCKQFLYGLNFVFSVDPEILNIPRPVAELYPSLEELRQWISRKANSNPEAPKPETSYKNTTQYINNQLLLLRHQFLMPLRELVCKLHLERILGDFKTLHFAFENVQIKLNQNFNDALYSKLLYIDILAGKRKAAAAGEEETLAKAEEHALSKLKNGTLLCLSTSYDFDNLILATVSAIDISAQNRGYIAITILRQYNIGNIYKKMLIVFETPVYFEPFQKAYRYLLNSNVLNFPMADFIVHGVNRTHPPLYLNHTQPPNVYESQKFKNKLAKMPLNISQREAFEHVLTTNFNLIQGPPGTGKTHVSLQLVKTILENAKHCAPIVVITYTNDSLDKFLLKLSAHTSSIVRFGCQLRIPEIVKFNARSDRNMHMINPKLKRLYWMVNMELKEHFQRLQSLYAAFNETKDEGYAEILATQRLIWNTQEKLNCIRIIFQHYLIAKKNVLAMTTTCAARMNFVFRFLKTRIVIFEESAEILEAHLLPCLTPFTEQIIMIGDHMQLKPYCSYIKGIRNSEYSQSLFERLIRANFHVNVLNIQYRMRNDFVDLICPLIYKKLLSHQSVTKFPPIRKMTKNLYFFDHRQFETMQNNTLPTNAWEKHNVYLISRHLIEVGGYNSNEIVVLTPYSSQVASIKSEFSKHASLKAIGVSTVDSFQGLEANIVILSLVRSNAHRKIGFLVEPTRICVALSRARYGLYIIGNMESLAHNSLTWCEIRKILNLQNAIGCEFPYVSDI